A single genomic interval of Bacillus smithii harbors:
- a CDS encoding YqzH family protein, with protein MEKMIILMIQKKLQQYKSPELTDKELKDLAKEVMIRQKSEKGELHEITEDVVYEYITK; from the coding sequence ATGGAAAAGATGATTATCCTTATGATTCAAAAAAAACTGCAGCAATATAAAAGTCCGGAATTGACCGATAAGGAACTGAAAGATCTTGCAAAAGAAGTGATGATCAGGCAGAAATCCGAGAAAGGAGAACTGCATGAAATCACGGAAGATGTGGTTTACGAATATATAACCAAGTAA
- a CDS encoding YqkE family protein, protein MRKAKEKKVDQESQLTLKDALNEEILKQLKMTQKELEKQEEMKKKAEVEKKREERKRREKNKSFEELLNESRLDWKNFK, encoded by the coding sequence ATGAGAAAGGCAAAGGAAAAGAAAGTCGATCAAGAATCCCAGCTAACATTAAAAGACGCTCTCAATGAAGAAATATTAAAGCAGCTAAAGATGACGCAAAAAGAACTTGAAAAGCAGGAAGAAATGAAGAAAAAAGCAGAAGTAGAAAAAAAGCGCGAAGAAAGAAAAAGAAGAGAAAAAAATAAAAGTTTTGAAGAATTGCTGAATGAAAGCCGATTAGATTGGAAGAATTTTAAATAA
- a CDS encoding DNA polymerase thumb domain-containing protein — translation MNDLALPKENILCIDIKSFYASCAAVMHGLNPLECYLAVISDKERKGSLVLAASPKLKKEFGIRTGSRLFEIPDDPRIVLVEPNMETYLRISTEITKVFNRYVPKESIQTYSVDESFVKVDGAFHLWGDSETIARKIKDDLEREFQLPAAIGIGSNMLLSKLALDLEAKKTGIARWTYEDVPEKLWPVSPLSSMWGIGKRLEKTLNRMGIFTVGQLANYPLDVLKAKFGIMGVQLYYHAWGIDLSHIGALVSENQKSFGNSQILLKDYTREEDIQHVLLEMCEEVARRAREHKKVGKTISLSIGFSHKENGGGFARSRTREEPTNSTMELYETCLALFREHYNGQTVRQISVSLSHLSDDGELQLSLFEPNRWRQKQLGYVVDRLRRKYGSHILLRAVSYTKAGTSRRRARLMGGHKI, via the coding sequence ATGAATGATTTGGCGCTTCCAAAGGAAAATATTCTTTGTATCGATATTAAAAGCTTCTATGCCAGCTGTGCGGCTGTCATGCACGGCTTGAATCCGCTGGAGTGCTACTTGGCGGTCATTAGCGATAAAGAAAGGAAGGGAAGCCTCGTTCTGGCTGCTTCTCCAAAACTGAAAAAAGAATTTGGCATCCGCACCGGTTCCAGGTTGTTTGAAATTCCGGATGATCCGAGGATTGTGCTGGTTGAGCCGAATATGGAAACGTATTTACGCATTTCAACGGAAATTACGAAAGTCTTTAATCGATACGTTCCGAAAGAATCCATTCAAACGTATAGCGTGGACGAAAGTTTTGTAAAAGTGGATGGAGCTTTTCATTTGTGGGGAGACAGCGAGACGATCGCCAGAAAAATAAAGGATGATCTTGAAAGGGAGTTTCAATTGCCTGCTGCGATTGGAATCGGATCCAATATGCTTTTGTCAAAGCTGGCTTTGGATTTGGAAGCGAAAAAAACGGGAATTGCCAGATGGACATATGAGGATGTTCCCGAAAAATTGTGGCCGGTTTCTCCTTTGAGCAGTATGTGGGGAATCGGAAAACGACTGGAGAAAACGCTCAATCGCATGGGCATCTTTACGGTCGGACAGCTGGCGAACTACCCATTAGATGTACTGAAAGCCAAATTTGGCATCATGGGAGTTCAGCTTTACTACCATGCTTGGGGAATTGATTTGTCCCATATTGGCGCTCTTGTTTCTGAAAATCAGAAAAGTTTCGGAAACAGTCAAATTTTGCTGAAAGATTATACAAGAGAAGAAGACATTCAACACGTATTGTTGGAGATGTGTGAAGAAGTAGCCAGAAGAGCAAGGGAACATAAAAAAGTCGGAAAAACGATCAGTCTTAGCATTGGGTTTAGCCATAAAGAAAACGGAGGAGGCTTTGCCCGTTCCCGGACGAGGGAAGAGCCGACGAATTCCACAATGGAACTGTACGAAACGTGCTTGGCATTATTCCGCGAACATTACAACGGCCAGACCGTAAGGCAAATTTCTGTTTCACTCTCTCATTTGTCCGATGACGGCGAATTACAATTAAGTTTATTTGAACCAAATCGTTGGCGACAAAAACAGCTGGGCTATGTCGTCGACCGCTTGCGTCGGAAATACGGATCCCATATTTTGCTTAGGGCCGTTTCTTATACCAAAGCAGGAACATCAAGAAGGCGCGCTCGATTAATGGGCGGACACAAAATATAG
- a CDS encoding alpha/beta hydrolase, protein MKKWKSGLTACLAAAAGVGYYFSNRLLYIKKKDDPFILKREMDAKQFHPEEFNRLPKEEFWISSPFGYSLKAVLIRPYPHKKFMIFCHGVTENKISSIKYLNLFLKLGFNGMIYDHRRHGESGGKTTSYGFYEKHDLKAVVDELIKREGDGVYFGIHGESMGAATALLYAGEIEDRADFYIADCPFSDFRKQIARQMKQELGFAPKPLVQLAEWLVLWRDGFSLKSISPLAAVSAIRHPVLFIHSEEDDYILPDMSKELYERKKGPKKLYLAKKGAHARSYLENPEEYENVVREFLHDTVGLPL, encoded by the coding sequence ATGAAGAAATGGAAATCGGGATTAACTGCTTGTTTGGCTGCGGCTGCAGGTGTTGGATATTATTTTTCCAATCGCCTTTTATACATAAAGAAAAAGGATGATCCGTTCATTTTAAAACGGGAAATGGATGCAAAACAGTTTCACCCTGAGGAATTTAATCGGCTGCCAAAAGAAGAGTTTTGGATTTCGTCGCCATTTGGTTATTCGTTAAAAGCAGTCTTGATCCGCCCGTATCCTCATAAAAAATTTATGATCTTTTGCCACGGTGTGACAGAAAATAAAATCAGTTCAATCAAATATTTGAATTTATTTTTAAAACTTGGTTTCAACGGCATGATTTACGACCACCGCCGCCATGGAGAATCGGGCGGCAAAACGACTAGCTATGGATTTTATGAAAAGCATGATTTAAAAGCCGTAGTAGATGAGCTGATCAAGCGGGAAGGCGACGGCGTCTATTTCGGGATCCACGGCGAATCGATGGGCGCCGCGACCGCGCTTTTATACGCAGGCGAGATTGAAGACCGCGCCGATTTTTATATCGCTGACTGCCCTTTCTCTGATTTTCGCAAACAAATCGCCCGCCAAATGAAACAAGAATTAGGATTTGCCCCTAAGCCCCTTGTTCAACTTGCGGAATGGTTGGTATTATGGCGGGATGGTTTTTCTTTAAAATCGATTTCTCCCCTTGCCGCGGTCAGTGCTATTCGCCATCCGGTCTTATTTATCCATAGCGAAGAAGACGATTATATTCTTCCGGATATGTCAAAAGAATTATATGAACGGAAAAAAGGGCCTAAAAAATTGTATTTGGCTAAAAAAGGAGCCCACGCCCGTTCCTATCTCGAAAATCCGGAAGAATATGAAAATGTGGTCCGGGAGTTTTTGCACGATACTGTCGGCCTCCCGCTTTAA
- a CDS encoding iron-sulfur cluster biosynthesis family protein — translation MNITITEKAAEALKQKMKTPSSYIKLHYDTEGCGCSVDGVPVLWLVDSKNQEDEVVETNKYPILVEKSKKLFFDDCLTLDWNPNGTFQLKSANEILNGWMTFVDKTGRD, via the coding sequence ATGAACATCACCATAACGGAAAAAGCTGCAGAAGCTTTAAAACAAAAAATGAAAACACCATCCAGTTACATCAAATTGCATTATGACACAGAAGGATGCGGCTGCTCTGTCGACGGTGTGCCCGTTTTATGGCTGGTCGATTCCAAGAATCAAGAAGATGAAGTAGTCGAAACCAATAAATATCCTATTTTAGTGGAAAAATCCAAAAAACTCTTTTTTGATGATTGCTTAACGCTTGATTGGAATCCAAACGGCACATTTCAATTAAAAAGTGCGAACGAGATTTTAAATGGTTGGATGACGTTTGTGGATAAGACAGGTCGAGATTAA
- a CDS encoding YolD-like family protein, with translation MIKDRGNIKWTSMMLPEHVEMLRQWVKEDQAEPQKELDEQQLEFLNEALLEAMEFHHTVTITYYSHRRYQQITGIIHSCNEQEQTLHLADHIGKVHSIPLNTIIDIY, from the coding sequence ATGATCAAGGACAGAGGAAATATAAAATGGACATCCATGATGCTTCCTGAACATGTGGAAATGCTGCGCCAATGGGTAAAAGAAGATCAAGCGGAACCGCAGAAAGAACTGGATGAGCAGCAGCTTGAATTTTTAAACGAGGCGCTGCTTGAAGCGATGGAATTTCATCATACTGTTACGATCACCTATTACTCTCACCGCCGCTATCAACAAATAACCGGTATAATCCATTCCTGCAACGAACAGGAACAAACCCTTCATTTGGCAGATCACATCGGAAAAGTTCACTCTATCCCACTCAATACGATTATTGATATATACTGA